Proteins found in one Moritella sp. Urea-trap-13 genomic segment:
- the ansA gene encoding asparaginase has product MAKKSIYIAYTGGTIGMQHSEHGYVPMEGFMTDCLARLPEFHREEMPDFTLHEYSPLIDSSNMAPSDWQQIAEDIQTNYDEYDGFVILHGTDTMAYTASALAFMLEDLGKPVIVTGSQIPLAEIRSDGQSNLLNSLYLAANYPVHEVCLFFNNQLLRGNRTTKVHADGFSAFATPNCETLLKVGINIEVLLGDVKPIAEKTLTVSNITPQPIAIVTLYPGISTEVIGNILLQPVKALILLSYGVGNAPQSADILDALEAANKRGIVVVNLTQCIKGKVNMGGYATGDALAQVGVISGFDMTTEAALTKLHYLISKNLPSEEIKVLMQKNIRGELSH; this is encoded by the coding sequence ATGGCTAAGAAATCAATCTACATTGCATATACTGGTGGCACGATCGGTATGCAACATTCAGAGCACGGTTATGTACCGATGGAAGGATTCATGACAGATTGCTTAGCGCGTCTACCTGAATTCCACCGCGAAGAAATGCCTGATTTCACACTGCATGAATATTCGCCGTTAATCGACTCTTCTAATATGGCCCCGTCTGATTGGCAACAAATTGCAGAAGATATCCAAACCAATTATGACGAATATGATGGTTTTGTGATCTTACATGGTACAGATACCATGGCCTATACTGCATCAGCATTAGCATTTATGTTAGAAGACCTTGGCAAACCAGTTATCGTGACTGGTTCACAAATCCCACTAGCCGAAATTCGTTCTGACGGACAAAGTAACTTACTTAACTCACTTTACCTTGCCGCAAACTACCCAGTTCACGAAGTATGCTTATTCTTTAATAATCAATTATTACGTGGCAACAGAACAACTAAAGTTCATGCCGATGGTTTCAGCGCCTTTGCAACGCCAAATTGCGAAACCTTATTAAAAGTCGGTATTAATATCGAAGTACTATTAGGTGACGTAAAACCAATTGCAGAAAAAACCCTGACGGTGAGCAATATTACGCCGCAACCAATTGCGATCGTAACGCTTTACCCTGGTATCTCAACCGAAGTAATTGGTAACATCCTATTACAACCAGTGAAAGCACTTATCTTGCTAAGCTATGGTGTCGGTAATGCACCACAAAGCGCAGATATCTTAGATGCATTGGAAGCCGCTAACAAACGCGGTATCGTAGTTGTTAACCTTACCCAGTGTATTAAAGGTAAAGTAAACATGGGCGGTTATGCAACAGGCGATGCGTTAGCACAAGTGGGCGTTATCTCAGGTTTTGATATGACGACTGAAGCAGCATTAACCAAACTGCATTATCTCATTAGTAAGAATTTACCAAGCGAAGAAATCAAAGTACTAATGCAGAAAAATATCCGTGGTGAATTAAGCCATTAA
- the punC gene encoding purine nucleoside transporter PunC: MSTMIWFSGLSMLGFLATDMYLPAFETIRSEFGTTQTLISLSLSIFLLGMALGQLVYGPLSDRIGRKKMLFVGMTIFVISTAVISVSNSIELFLLARFGQALGACCGTVIWQAVVIDRYQGKASERIFATIMPLVALSPALAPLLGAGLEEYFGWRSIFVVLVVIGLALMFATTGEQESAPLDKKQEKISTQLTRDYKQIIKSKIFMGNMLIFAACSAAFFAYLTGSPFIMTAMGYSGADIGLSYLPQTVAFLVGGYGCRSLLTRLSAKQLLPWLITLFITTVVTMFVITFVTAPTTIWPILIPFCFLAVANGAIYPLVINAALADFKNCSATAAGLLNFLQTMFCFLASSVVSAFSDQGLYAVTAVMLFQGVLIVVGYTLAKHKQVADVVTEAAVA; this comes from the coding sequence ATGAGTACTATGATCTGGTTTTCTGGATTAAGTATGTTGGGTTTTCTCGCCACTGACATGTATTTACCTGCATTCGAAACCATTCGCTCTGAGTTTGGTACCACGCAAACATTAATTAGCTTGTCACTGAGTATCTTTTTACTCGGCATGGCACTTGGTCAATTAGTGTATGGCCCTTTATCTGATCGTATCGGCCGCAAGAAAATGTTGTTTGTTGGTATGACTATTTTTGTTATATCGACGGCTGTGATCTCAGTGTCTAACAGTATTGAACTGTTTCTACTGGCTCGATTTGGCCAAGCGTTAGGTGCGTGTTGTGGTACTGTTATTTGGCAGGCGGTGGTTATTGACCGTTATCAAGGTAAAGCATCAGAGCGTATTTTTGCGACTATTATGCCACTCGTTGCCTTGTCTCCAGCATTAGCACCACTATTGGGTGCTGGCCTTGAAGAATATTTCGGCTGGCGCAGTATTTTTGTGGTACTAGTGGTGATTGGTCTCGCCCTAATGTTCGCAACAACAGGCGAACAAGAAAGTGCACCGCTGGATAAAAAACAAGAAAAAATATCAACGCAATTGACTCGTGATTATAAGCAGATTATAAAATCAAAAATATTCATGGGTAACATGTTAATATTTGCGGCGTGCTCCGCTGCTTTCTTCGCCTATTTAACCGGTTCACCTTTTATTATGACTGCGATGGGCTATTCCGGCGCGGATATTGGTCTGAGTTACTTGCCACAGACAGTTGCTTTCCTTGTGGGTGGTTATGGTTGTCGTAGCTTGTTAACCCGCTTGAGTGCCAAACAATTACTGCCTTGGTTAATCACCCTGTTTATCACGACAGTGGTAACTATGTTTGTGATTACATTTGTGACAGCACCAACGACTATTTGGCCTATCTTGATCCCATTCTGTTTCTTAGCAGTGGCTAATGGTGCAATTTATCCGTTGGTGATTAATGCTGCATTGGCTGATTTTAAAAATTGCAGTGCGACAGCGGCAGGGTTACTTAACTTCTTACAGACGATGTTTTGTTTCTTAGCAAGTAGTGTGGTTTCAGCGTTCTCTGACCAGGGTCTTTACGCAGTGACGGCAGTGATGTTGTTCCAAGGTGTGTTGATTGTAGTGGGTTATACGTTAGCTAAGCACAAGCAGGTTGCAGATGTTGTAACTGAAGCAGCAGTGGCTTAA
- the punR gene encoding DNA-binding transcriptional activator PunR codes for MFSQQDLQVIDAVARRGSFTAAADELCKVPSAISYTVRNIEERLAVALFIRLHRKVELTPAGEYFVIESRKLLKQMAHMKFQTQRVAHGWNESVSLALDNVVHEGRINTMVGDFYTAFPDVELLLTMEVYNGVWDALVDSRADIAIGATATIPVSGGFDYRGMGELKWTFVISPNHPLAQVQQPISNEALAQYPVICLEDTARKLPKRTTWLLDNQRRLVVPNWHSATQLLKGGLGIAIMPAHMANKLILTGDLIEKEVITALPVSDCCLAWNTKRMSPAVTWLLDYLGDSDQLHQQWLE; via the coding sequence ATGTTTTCCCAACAAGATCTGCAGGTTATCGACGCTGTTGCCCGACGTGGAAGTTTCACCGCTGCAGCAGATGAATTATGTAAAGTACCCAGTGCCATTAGCTATACGGTACGTAATATTGAAGAGCGGTTAGCCGTGGCGTTATTTATTCGTTTACACCGCAAGGTAGAACTTACCCCTGCCGGTGAATACTTTGTCATTGAATCGCGTAAATTACTCAAGCAAATGGCCCATATGAAGTTTCAAACCCAGCGAGTGGCCCATGGCTGGAACGAAAGCGTGTCCCTCGCGTTAGACAACGTAGTGCATGAAGGTCGTATCAATACCATGGTCGGTGACTTCTATACTGCCTTTCCGGATGTGGAACTGTTATTAACCATGGAAGTCTATAACGGGGTTTGGGATGCACTGGTTGATTCACGTGCTGATATAGCCATTGGCGCGACAGCAACTATTCCAGTCAGTGGCGGCTTTGATTACCGTGGTATGGGTGAATTAAAGTGGACGTTTGTGATCAGTCCCAATCACCCGCTCGCCCAAGTTCAGCAACCAATCAGTAATGAAGCGCTCGCACAATACCCAGTAATTTGTTTGGAAGACACCGCCCGCAAGCTTCCCAAGCGCACAACTTGGTTACTTGATAATCAACGCCGGCTTGTCGTTCCTAACTGGCACAGTGCAACACAGCTACTCAAAGGCGGTTTAGGCATTGCCATTATGCCCGCACATATGGCCAATAAATTAATCCTAACAGGGGATCTAATAGAAAAGGAAGTTATTACAGCCCTACCAGTTAGCGATTGTTGCTTAGCCTGGAATACCAAACGCATGAGCCCTGCCGTGACATGGTTATTAGATTATTTAGGTGATAGTGACCAATTACATCAACAATGGTTGGAATAA
- a CDS encoding DUF748 domain-containing protein translates to MATSFANFRLRFSRAPRYQRLCSYALVAYFLYALLLGLLVPYLVKSIAPEKASALINRPVLLEDVSINPFTLKFEIKGFEILTHEQQEFISLGRITLQANLWKSLFNGSINLETVEIDQANINIEKLDQIRYSFSDIPEYMEEQAKRFVTVDAIVEETDQGTDLPHMQIANISITNTAFNFKDRPTGSELDYPAINVSLTKFNSIAMLENKQQSNAPTPTYNSFDLSIEGSDESAVTTAGRFQLTPLEAQGELALKHIKLTTFWPFIAKEIRAELESGTIDLATNYRFISDTTPTTDTPTPQFITDTGEFALRSLIFSAVDNELINLPLFTAAGITLDLQQQLVGIDNVSTDGLQLHASINKGEVDLAALLTPQSITNQQALASEQAPSVVVVVPTVTEQATAEKDSVVSSVVDVIETVAEIEVETVVEQVAAIEARADARVWVVNLGEFNLTNYDINIVDSWITKATKWRIAPLNFSTKAISSSYDAPIDYELALSINDNGSFASQGSIDIKQQSIDAHISLEKLNLTQFQPYITPYLNITMESGLFTTKGDLVADSKGTARFNGEVQVEKLAINDKKLNKSLLKWQDFTINNIALDQQANSLLIDHIELTQPYAQVIVAADKSSNLSDLVIEQKSANESTEVTAAAEKEKAQSATTTASADAMLIELNKFTLVAGKVDYTDDVLKPSFEAVIENIEGHVGKLSSTTTKNAEIDIKAIVNKYAPMTLKGVVNPLIPEPFINVEFVFNNFELPSMTPYSGTYAGLDIDEGQLSLALKYKLEKSHLEGSNHILIDQLDMNDTKDSDAGSILPITLAIPLLKDSSGAIDLGVNVSGNIDDPSFNVGEIVLKSLSNIIMKAVTSPFTLLASLVDTTEDLDKVSFANGSTTLALTEQSKLDTLAKALAQRPEIKLNIKGSYDANLDKQALQNSTLNAKLSQATGIVIADDSNTAELAVSANMTGALVSLYELETKGKADALRTLIATQQPALAEAELEQVWLHSLYTETSKQQVVTDKQLRRLAKSRANIIKSHLRDVSKVEAGRVFVLSHQSNVPSTTTQTTLTMVVK, encoded by the coding sequence ATGGCAACTTCATTCGCAAATTTTCGTCTACGCTTTTCACGTGCACCGCGCTATCAACGCCTCTGTAGTTATGCACTCGTTGCCTATTTCTTGTATGCCTTACTGTTAGGCTTACTCGTCCCTTACTTGGTCAAAAGCATCGCCCCCGAAAAAGCCAGCGCGTTAATTAATCGCCCAGTTTTGCTAGAAGATGTATCCATTAATCCTTTTACCCTCAAATTTGAAATTAAAGGTTTTGAGATCCTGACCCATGAACAACAAGAATTCATCAGCCTTGGTCGTATAACATTGCAAGCCAACCTCTGGAAGAGTTTGTTCAATGGCAGTATTAACCTTGAAACGGTAGAGATCGATCAGGCTAATATAAATATCGAAAAATTAGATCAAATTCGCTATAGCTTCTCCGATATTCCAGAATATATGGAAGAACAAGCTAAACGTTTTGTTACCGTAGACGCAATCGTAGAAGAAACGGATCAAGGCACCGACTTGCCGCATATGCAAATTGCTAATATAAGTATCACTAATACCGCGTTTAATTTTAAAGACCGTCCAACAGGCTCTGAACTCGACTATCCAGCAATCAATGTTTCACTGACTAAATTCAATAGTATTGCCATGTTAGAGAATAAACAGCAGAGCAATGCCCCGACACCAACTTACAACAGTTTCGATCTAAGTATTGAAGGTAGCGATGAAAGTGCTGTTACAACTGCAGGTCGATTCCAGTTAACACCATTGGAAGCGCAAGGTGAACTCGCACTTAAGCACATTAAACTCACCACATTCTGGCCATTTATTGCCAAAGAGATTCGTGCAGAGTTAGAATCTGGTACTATTGATTTAGCCACAAACTACCGCTTTATTAGCGATACGACCCCGACAACAGATACGCCGACACCACAATTCATTACCGACACCGGCGAGTTTGCATTACGTTCACTGATATTTTCTGCTGTCGATAACGAACTCATCAACTTGCCCTTGTTTACCGCTGCAGGTATAACGCTAGATTTACAACAGCAACTCGTGGGTATCGATAACGTCAGTACCGATGGCTTGCAACTCCATGCCAGCATTAATAAAGGCGAAGTAGATTTAGCCGCATTATTAACCCCACAATCAATAACTAACCAGCAAGCATTAGCTAGCGAACAAGCTCCTAGCGTCGTAGTTGTCGTTCCAACGGTAACTGAGCAAGCCACAGCAGAAAAAGATTCCGTAGTAAGTTCAGTCGTCGATGTCATCGAGACTGTCGCTGAAATAGAAGTGGAAACAGTCGTTGAACAAGTGGCCGCAATTGAAGCCAGAGCAGACGCACGAGTATGGGTGGTGAATCTTGGGGAATTCAATTTAACCAATTATGATATCAACATCGTTGACTCGTGGATAACGAAGGCGACAAAATGGCGCATCGCACCACTGAACTTCAGTACCAAAGCAATATCAAGTAGCTATGATGCCCCTATCGACTATGAGCTAGCGCTAAGTATTAATGATAACGGTAGCTTTGCTTCACAGGGCAGCATCGACATTAAACAGCAATCAATTGATGCCCACATCAGTCTAGAAAAACTGAATTTGACTCAATTTCAGCCTTATATTACTCCTTATCTGAATATCACCATGGAGAGTGGCCTTTTCACCACCAAAGGCGACCTTGTTGCTGATAGCAAAGGTACTGCGCGTTTCAACGGTGAAGTTCAAGTTGAAAAACTGGCGATCAATGACAAGAAGCTCAATAAATCGCTGCTTAAATGGCAAGACTTTACCATTAACAATATTGCACTCGATCAACAAGCTAATAGCTTACTCATCGATCACATCGAATTAACCCAACCTTATGCACAAGTTATCGTGGCAGCAGATAAAAGCTCCAACCTATCTGACTTAGTGATTGAGCAGAAATCGGCTAATGAAAGCACCGAAGTAACGGCTGCAGCAGAAAAAGAAAAAGCACAATCAGCAACAACAACAGCAAGTGCAGATGCCATGTTGATTGAATTAAACAAGTTCACGCTAGTCGCAGGTAAGGTGGACTATACCGATGACGTACTTAAACCAAGCTTTGAAGCAGTCATCGAAAATATAGAAGGTCATGTTGGTAAATTATCATCAACAACAACCAAAAATGCAGAAATCGATATCAAAGCTATCGTCAACAAATACGCGCCGATGACCTTAAAAGGTGTGGTTAATCCGTTAATCCCAGAACCTTTTATTAATGTTGAATTTGTATTTAATAACTTTGAGTTACCCTCAATGACACCCTACTCTGGTACCTATGCTGGTTTAGATATTGATGAAGGCCAACTTTCTCTTGCGCTTAAATACAAACTAGAAAAAAGTCACCTAGAAGGCAGTAACCATATTTTAATTGATCAATTAGATATGAATGATACTAAAGACAGTGACGCAGGCAGCATACTGCCTATTACCCTAGCTATCCCATTATTAAAAGATAGCAGTGGTGCAATTGATTTAGGCGTTAACGTATCCGGTAATATTGATGACCCAAGCTTTAATGTTGGCGAGATTGTACTGAAATCATTAAGTAACATTATTATGAAAGCAGTAACATCACCCTTTACGTTATTAGCTAGCCTAGTGGATACCACTGAAGATTTAGATAAGGTGAGTTTTGCCAATGGTTCAACAACGCTAGCACTAACAGAACAAAGTAAACTAGATACATTAGCCAAAGCATTAGCACAACGCCCAGAAATAAAACTCAATATCAAAGGCAGTTATGACGCCAACTTGGATAAACAAGCGCTGCAAAATAGCACATTAAACGCTAAGTTGAGTCAAGCAACTGGCATCGTCATTGCGGACGATAGCAATACTGCAGAGCTAGCCGTATCGGCAAATATGACCGGTGCACTGGTTAGCTTGTATGAATTAGAAACCAAAGGCAAAGCGGATGCATTACGCACTCTGATTGCGACACAGCAGCCAGCACTTGCTGAGGCAGAGTTGGAACAAGTTTGGTTGCATAGTTTGTATACCGAGACCAGCAAGCAGCAGGTCGTTACTGATAAACAATTAAGAAGATTGGCAAAATCACGCGCAAACATTATTAAGTCACATTTGCGTGATGTCAGTAAAGTCGAGGCGGGGCGTGTCTTTGTGTTAAGTCATCAAAGCAATGTACCATCAACAACGACCCAGACAACACTGACTATGGTAGTTAAATAG
- the pepT gene encoding peptidase T, with protein MTTLIERFLRYVSFDTQSDHTLATCPSTPGQTVFAKQLQQELIALNLDDVKLDSNGYLTARLPSNISTTVPTIGFIAHMDTAPDASGQHVKPQIVENYQGGDIRLSDTEKLSPAMYPELEQLQGQTLITTDGSTLLGGDNKAGIAEIITAIAYLQANPEIEHGDICIGFTPDEEIGRGADLFDVKGFNAQWAYTIDGGPVGELEYENFNASSADVICRGVNVHPGSAKGKMVNSMGMAAKFQMLMPADETPECTGGYQGFYHLNAMQTSVAKTTLSYIIRDFDQTGLAHRKAFMQQKVAELNNELGCERIEIKISDSYNNMREMVEPHVHIIELATHAMIECDIQPDIKPIRGGTDGARLSFMGLPCPNIFTGGYNFHGIHEFITVEGMEKSVQVIVKLAALTAKKYQ; from the coding sequence ATGACAACATTGATTGAACGTTTTTTACGTTATGTAAGTTTTGATACCCAATCTGATCATACCCTTGCTACTTGTCCCAGTACCCCAGGGCAAACTGTGTTTGCGAAACAATTACAGCAAGAGTTAATTGCACTGAATTTAGATGACGTAAAACTCGATAGCAATGGTTACTTAACGGCACGTCTACCGAGTAATATTAGCACAACTGTACCAACTATTGGTTTTATTGCCCATATGGATACCGCGCCAGATGCATCTGGTCAGCATGTTAAACCACAAATTGTCGAAAATTATCAAGGTGGTGATATTCGTTTAAGCGACACTGAAAAACTGTCACCAGCCATGTATCCAGAACTCGAGCAATTACAGGGTCAGACCCTCATCACCACCGATGGGTCGACATTGCTTGGTGGCGATAACAAAGCCGGGATTGCGGAAATTATAACGGCTATCGCGTATTTGCAAGCCAACCCTGAAATTGAACACGGCGACATTTGTATTGGGTTTACCCCCGATGAAGAGATTGGTCGTGGCGCAGACCTGTTTGATGTAAAAGGCTTTAATGCGCAGTGGGCTTACACCATTGATGGTGGTCCCGTTGGTGAATTAGAGTATGAAAATTTTAATGCTAGCTCCGCAGATGTTATTTGTCGCGGTGTTAACGTACACCCTGGGTCAGCAAAAGGTAAGATGGTTAACAGCATGGGTATGGCGGCGAAATTCCAAATGCTAATGCCTGCCGATGAAACGCCAGAGTGTACCGGAGGTTACCAAGGTTTCTATCACTTAAATGCCATGCAAACGAGTGTCGCTAAAACCACGCTAAGTTATATTATTCGTGATTTTGATCAAACTGGATTAGCGCATCGTAAAGCATTTATGCAGCAAAAAGTCGCTGAACTAAATAACGAACTTGGTTGTGAACGCATAGAGATTAAAATAAGCGACAGTTATAACAATATGCGTGAAATGGTAGAACCTCATGTACATATCATTGAACTGGCTACGCATGCGATGATTGAGTGTGATATACAGCCGGACATTAAACCTATTCGTGGAGGCACTGATGGGGCGCGATTATCCTTTATGGGCTTACCTTGCCCAAATATCTTCACTGGCGGTTATAACTTTCATGGTATCCATGAGTTTATCACGGTAGAAGGGATGGAAAAATCAGTGCAGGTGATTGTTAAACTAGCGGCGTTAACGGCAAAGAAATACCAGTAG
- a CDS encoding 5'-phosphoribosylglycinamide transformylase — MRYTTLEWPKLFRYSLLFVFVSVFISAILLLSFTRDWRVIFDLNVQIIAIKLAFIAVIYIAFPLLIVRFCYYFYQLVTHGRKEGISLFCYQTLFNPINFLFRPSLLTQAGLTHRRRCVISIVLLTGLYTSIFAMSEIVT, encoded by the coding sequence ATGAGATACACCACCTTAGAATGGCCTAAATTATTCCGCTACAGTCTTTTGTTTGTTTTTGTTTCCGTATTTATTAGTGCCATACTGCTACTTTCTTTCACCCGTGATTGGCGGGTTATATTTGACCTTAATGTACAAATCATAGCGATTAAGCTGGCATTTATAGCGGTGATTTACATTGCCTTTCCACTGTTAATCGTGCGTTTTTGCTATTACTTTTACCAATTAGTGACGCATGGTAGAAAGGAAGGTATCTCCTTGTTTTGTTATCAGACCTTATTCAACCCGATTAACTTTTTATTTCGACCCAGTTTACTCACCCAAGCGGGTCTCACTCACCGCCGTCGCTGTGTTATTTCGATCGTTCTCTTGACTGGTTTATACACGTCAATCTTTGCCATGAGTGAAATTGTAACCTAA
- the purT gene encoding formate-dependent phosphoribosylglycinamide formyltransferase, giving the protein MLGTANSKNATRVLLLGSGELGKEVAIEFQRLGVEVIAVDRYDNAPAMQVAHRSHTINMLDGEALRRVIELEKPHYVIPEIEAIATDTLLELEQEGVNIVPTARATKLTMDREGIRLLAAETLQLPTSPYIFTDNKTEYLAAVEQIGIPCVIKPVMSSSGKGQSIIRDEDDIDQAWDYAQEGGRAGAGRIIIEGFVKFDFEITLLTISAADGIHFCDPIGHRQQDGDYRESWQPQVMCDDVLAKAQEISAKVVKELGGYGLFGVELFIRGNDVFFSEVSPRPHDTGMVTLISQDLSEFALHVRAVLGLPITQIQQYGPSASAVILAEGHSTNIGFSQLAPALACVSGSQIRLFGKPEIAGQRRLGVALARGINTIDAIDKAKEVAKTIEVTFD; this is encoded by the coding sequence ATGTTAGGTACTGCCAACAGCAAAAATGCAACACGTGTATTACTATTAGGCTCAGGTGAACTGGGGAAAGAAGTCGCTATTGAGTTTCAGCGTTTAGGTGTCGAAGTGATTGCCGTTGATCGTTATGACAACGCACCAGCAATGCAAGTAGCCCATCGCAGCCATACGATCAACATGCTTGATGGAGAGGCGTTAAGACGTGTTATTGAGCTTGAAAAACCCCACTATGTTATTCCAGAAATCGAAGCTATCGCAACCGATACCCTGCTTGAATTAGAGCAAGAAGGTGTCAATATTGTACCGACGGCACGCGCAACCAAATTAACCATGGATCGCGAAGGTATCCGCCTTCTTGCCGCTGAAACCCTGCAGTTACCTACCTCGCCTTATATCTTTACCGATAATAAAACTGAATACCTTGCGGCGGTCGAGCAGATAGGCATTCCTTGCGTGATCAAACCGGTCATGAGTTCATCAGGTAAAGGTCAAAGTATTATTCGAGATGAAGACGATATAGACCAAGCTTGGGACTATGCACAGGAAGGTGGTCGTGCTGGCGCAGGTCGTATCATTATTGAAGGTTTTGTTAAGTTCGATTTTGAAATCACGTTACTGACTATCAGTGCTGCCGACGGCATTCATTTCTGCGACCCAATTGGCCACCGTCAACAAGATGGCGACTACCGTGAGTCATGGCAGCCACAAGTAATGTGCGATGATGTACTTGCTAAAGCGCAAGAAATATCAGCTAAGGTAGTCAAGGAATTAGGCGGTTATGGTCTGTTTGGCGTCGAACTCTTCATTCGTGGTAATGACGTGTTCTTTAGTGAAGTTTCACCGCGTCCACATGATACGGGAATGGTGACATTAATATCGCAAGACCTGTCTGAATTTGCCTTGCATGTACGCGCTGTATTAGGTCTACCTATCACTCAAATTCAACAATATGGTCCGTCTGCCTCTGCAGTTATCCTAGCAGAAGGCCATTCAACTAATATTGGTTTTAGTCAATTAGCACCAGCACTGGCTTGTGTATCTGGCAGTCAAATCCGTTTATTCGGTAAGCCGGAGATCGCAGGTCAACGTCGCTTAGGAGTGGCACTGGCTCGTGGTATTAATACCATTGATGCAATTGATAAAGCCAAGGAAGTAGCAAAAACAATTGAAGTGACTTTTGACTAA
- a CDS encoding NupC/NupG family nucleoside CNT transporter, producing the protein MISILGIIVILLTAYFFSNDRRNIPLRTVSLAFALQITFAFIVLYFPAGKDALNAFSAGVSNVIDYGQEGISFLFGSLVEGTFVFAINVLGIIVFFSALISALYHIGFMPKVINIVGGGLQKLLGTGRAESLAATANIFVGMVEAPLVVKPYLKGMSDSQFFAVMTCGLASVAGGTLVGYAMIGVEIKFLVAASFMSAPAGLLMAKFLFPPSKNENHADEITKVELHRATNVVEALADGAMAGLSMATAIGATLLAFVGVIALLNGMLGGIGNWFDLTLSFEIILGYVFAPVAWLIGVPWNEAIVAGSLIGNKIVVNEFVAFIQLMEVKDQLSEHSQAIITFALCGFANISTMAILIGGLGSMIPERRQFIAKHGFRAIFAGVLANLMSAAIAGVILSL; encoded by the coding sequence ATGATATCTATTTTAGGCATAATAGTGATCCTATTAACGGCGTATTTTTTCTCTAACGATCGCCGTAATATCCCCCTCAGAACTGTCTCGCTCGCGTTTGCATTACAGATTACTTTTGCTTTCATCGTACTATATTTTCCTGCAGGCAAAGATGCGTTAAATGCTTTTAGTGCGGGCGTATCAAACGTGATTGATTATGGTCAGGAAGGTATCTCGTTCTTATTTGGCAGTTTAGTGGAAGGCACCTTTGTATTCGCTATTAACGTACTGGGTATTATTGTGTTCTTCTCGGCGTTAATTTCCGCGCTGTACCATATTGGTTTCATGCCTAAAGTGATTAACATTGTCGGTGGTGGTTTACAAAAACTATTAGGCACAGGTCGTGCGGAATCATTAGCGGCAACGGCAAATATCTTCGTCGGTATGGTTGAAGCGCCGTTAGTGGTTAAACCGTATTTGAAAGGCATGAGTGATTCACAGTTTTTTGCTGTGATGACGTGTGGTCTGGCTTCGGTTGCTGGTGGCACCTTAGTCGGTTACGCCATGATTGGTGTGGAAATTAAGTTTTTAGTGGCGGCATCATTTATGTCGGCACCTGCTGGTTTGTTAATGGCGAAGTTCTTGTTCCCACCATCAAAAAATGAGAACCACGCAGACGAAATTACCAAAGTAGAATTACATCGTGCAACCAACGTGGTAGAAGCACTTGCAGATGGTGCTATGGCGGGTTTAAGCATGGCAACTGCGATTGGTGCAACCTTGTTAGCCTTTGTCGGTGTTATCGCGTTACTTAATGGCATGTTAGGCGGTATCGGCAATTGGTTTGATCTGACATTAAGTTTTGAAATCATTTTAGGTTACGTGTTTGCGCCTGTTGCTTGGTTGATTGGTGTGCCGTGGAATGAAGCTATTGTAGCTGGTTCGTTGATTGGTAATAAAATTGTGGTGAATGAGTTTGTGGCGTTTATTCAGTTGATGGAAGTGAAAGATCAGCTAAGTGAACATTCTCAAGCGATCATTACCTTTGCGTTATGTGGTTTTGCTAATATCAGTACCATGGCTATCTTAATTGGTGGTTTAGGTAGCATGATCCCAGAGCGTCGTCAATTCATCGCTAAGCATGGTTTCCGCGCTATTTTCGCTGGTGTACTGGCTAACTTGATGAGTGCCGCAATTGCCGGTGTGATTTTAAGTTTGTAG